The following are encoded together in the Mesotoga sp. UBA6090 genome:
- a CDS encoding acyl-CoA mutase large subunit family protein: MNGGDFVSNLERLEKLKEEWKNKKVVPLLKRFPERKKEFKTSFDEPVEILYTPTEKDEYEERIGFPGEYPFTRGVQPTMYRGRLWTMRQYAGFGTAEESNRRYMYLLSQGQTGLSVAFDLPTQIGYDSDDPMSEGEVGRVGVAIDSLEDMETLFEGIPLERVSTSMTINSTAAILLAMYIAVGEKQGVDASKLTGTIQNDILKEYIARGTYIFPPDSSMRLITDIFEYCSKNLPDFNTISISGYHIREAGANSVQEIAFTLADGIAYVQAAIDAGLDPNVFGKRLSFFFNSHNGFLEEIAKFRAARRLWAKIMKERFGVTDEKAMMLRFHTQTGGSTLTAQQPMNNIVRVAFQALAAVLGGTQSLHTNSFDEALGLPTEDSVTIALRTQQIIASETGVADTVDPLGGAYFIEELTNTMEEKALDYIKKIDDLGGMVEAVRAGFVQKEILDSAYKYQVAIENKDQIIVGLNEFAADQEQDRDLLRLDPAIEDRQKKKIETLRKKRDNEKVRRLLEDLKKAAQGSENLMPFILKAVKAYATLGEIANALRDVFGEYTEAVIL; encoded by the coding sequence ATGAATGGAGGAGATTTTGTGAGCAATCTCGAGAGACTGGAGAAACTGAAAGAGGAATGGAAGAATAAGAAAGTGGTGCCTCTTCTGAAAAGGTTCCCCGAAAGGAAGAAGGAGTTCAAGACATCATTCGATGAGCCGGTAGAAATTCTGTACACGCCGACTGAAAAGGACGAATATGAGGAGAGAATCGGTTTTCCAGGCGAGTACCCTTTCACAAGAGGTGTTCAGCCGACGATGTACCGGGGCCGTCTATGGACCATGAGACAGTATGCGGGCTTCGGAACTGCCGAAGAGTCTAACCGCAGATACATGTACCTCCTCTCTCAGGGCCAGACAGGACTTTCCGTTGCCTTTGATCTCCCGACACAGATCGGTTACGACTCAGACGACCCGATGTCGGAAGGCGAAGTCGGAAGGGTGGGAGTAGCGATCGATTCTCTGGAGGACATGGAGACTCTCTTCGAAGGAATTCCTCTGGAAAGAGTGAGCACATCCATGACTATTAACTCCACAGCCGCTATTCTCCTTGCGATGTACATAGCCGTAGGTGAAAAACAGGGAGTAGATGCCTCGAAGCTGACCGGGACTATTCAGAACGACATACTGAAGGAATACATAGCAAGAGGAACTTACATCTTCCCCCCCGATTCATCCATGAGGCTAATTACGGATATCTTCGAATACTGCTCCAAGAACCTTCCCGATTTCAACACTATAAGTATTAGCGGATATCACATAAGAGAGGCCGGAGCGAATTCAGTTCAGGAGATCGCCTTCACTCTCGCCGACGGGATAGCATATGTACAGGCGGCAATTGATGCAGGCCTCGATCCAAACGTATTCGGCAAGAGACTATCTTTCTTCTTCAATTCGCATAATGGCTTCCTGGAAGAAATCGCGAAGTTCAGGGCTGCGAGAAGACTGTGGGCAAAGATAATGAAAGAGAGGTTCGGTGTAACAGACGAAAAGGCAATGATGCTGAGATTCCACACTCAGACTGGAGGATCGACCCTCACCGCACAACAGCCAATGAACAACATTGTCAGGGTTGCTTTCCAGGCTCTAGCTGCCGTTCTCGGAGGCACACAGTCTCTTCATACGAATTCCTTCGACGAGGCGCTCGGTCTGCCAACAGAAGATTCCGTCACCATCGCGTTGAGAACACAGCAGATAATCGCCTCTGAAACGGGTGTAGCGGACACAGTCGATCCGTTGGGCGGCGCTTACTTCATTGAAGAGCTTACAAACACAATGGAAGAAAAGGCTCTCGATTATATTAAGAAGATAGACGACCTGGGAGGAATGGTCGAGGCCGTGAGAGCAGGCTTTGTACAGAAGGAAATCCTCGACAGCGCCTACAAGTATCAGGTTGCGATTGAAAACAAGGACCAGATAATTGTCGGTCTTAATGAATTTGCCGCCGATCAGGAACAAGACAGAGACCTCCTGAGACTCGACCCTGCCATTGAGGATAGACAGAAGAAGAAGATCGAAACACTCAGAAAGAAGAGAGACAATGAGAAAGTCC